ACCAGTGGGCGGTCGAGCGGACATCGTCGTGCAGCGAGGTCGAGCGGAAGTCTTCGGCAAAGGGAAGCCCTGCCGGTGCGGCGTGCAATGCTCCGGCTGTCAGCAGCATTGACAACGGCGCGCCTCCGGGCAAAAGGCGTTTCAGCCAGCCTTTCCTTTGCGACTTCATCATTCCTGAAGAATTCCCCTTGACAGGGAATTCAGGTGAAAGCATTATTTTTCACAGGAAGCGGATAAAATCAAGCCCGGAATTCAATGAATTGCAAAGCACGCCCAATCAATGAGATAAAGCAATCTCTTCCGACACCGCCTCAGTTACTGCGTCGCCGCTCTTCATGATAAACTGCCGCCCCCTGCAAATCACGACACCATGACAAACCGCAAACTTCACCCGCCGGACGACGGGCGGACGGCGCTGCTGCACGAGGCGCTGCACCTGCCGCTGTGGCAACTGAGCCCGCGCCAGCAGTGCGACATTGAACTGCTGATGAACGGCGCGTTCGCGCCGCTCGACGGCTTTCTCGGCAAGGCCGACTACCAACAGGTGCTCTCCGACATGCGCCTGGCCGACGGCAATCTGTGGCCGATTCCGGTGACGCTGGATGTCACGCCGCAATTCGCCGAGCCGCTGTCGCCGGGCGACCGGATTACATTGCGCGACGAGGAGAATTTCGCGCTGGCGGTGATGACCGTCAAGGACATCTGGAAACCGGACCTGCGCCGGGAATCCGAGGCGGTTTACGGCACCCTCAACGAATCCCACCCCGGCGCGCATTACCTGCTGCATTCAAGCCACTCCATCTACCTCGGCGGACGGCTTGAAAAAATCAGCCTGCCCCACCATGTGGATTACCCGCGGCACCGGCACACGCCGGCGCAACTGAAGCAATTGTTCCGCGACAAGGGCTGGAGCCGGATTGTCGCGTTCCAGACCCGCAACCCGATGCACCGCGCGCACATTGAACTGACCCTGAAGGCGATGCGCGACGCCGACGCCGGGCTGCTGATACACCCGGTGGTCGGCATCACGCAAATCAACGACATTGACTACCACACCCGCGTGCACTGCTACCGCGCGGTGATGGATGAATACCCCCCGGACAGCGCCGTGATGTCGCTGCTGCCGCTGGCGATGCGCATGGCCGGCCCGCGCGAGGCGCTGTGGCACGGGCTGATTCGCAAGAACCACGGCTGCACCCACTTCATCATTGGCCGCGACCACGCCGGCCCGAGGAAAGGCAGCCGCGGCGAGTCGTTCTACCAACCGTTCGAGGCGCAGGAATTGTTCGTCCGCCACGCCGGCGAAATCGGCATCGAGCCGGTCGCCTTCGGAGAGATCGCCTACGACCCCGGCAAGCGCGAATACACCTTCGCCGACGCCGCCGGCGCCTCTTCCGGCAAACTGCTATCCATCTCCGGCACCAAAATGCGCGAGATGCTCGCGGGCGGCGAGGAACTGCCCGAATGGTTCACGCCGCCGAAGGTCGCCAAGGTGCTGCGCCGCACCTACCCGCCGCTGAAGGAAAGGGGGTTCACGGTGTTCTTCACCGGCCTCTCCGGCGCCGGCAAGACGACGCTCGCGAAAATGCTGGTGACCAAACTGCTGGAACAGGGCGAGCGGCAGGTGACGCTGCTCGACGGCGACATCGTACGCACCAACCTGTCGAGCGAACTCGGCTTCTCGAAGGAACACCGCTCAATCAATGTGCGGCGCATCGGCTTTGTCGCAAGCGAAATCACCAAGAACGGCGGCATCGCCATCTGCGCGCCCATCGCGCCCTACGAGGCCGACCGCCGCGCCAACCGCCGGCTGATCTCGCGCTACGGCATCTACATCGAGGTCTATGTCAGCACGCCGCTGAAGGTCTGCGAGGAACGCGATGTCAAGGGCTTTTACCGGAGCGCCCGGCAGAACCTGACGAAGTCCTTCACCGGCATCAGCGACCCCTACGAGACGCCGACCAACCCCGAAATCGCCGTGGACACCAGCGAAGAGACGCCGGAGGAACTGGTGAACCGGATTTACCAGAAAATCAGGGAAACAGGATGCCTTTGATCCGGCATCATCAACGGACGCCCTCCCCCCAATGGACGCTTCGGACGCTTCCGCGGGTTGCCTGATACAGAACTACACGCGCCTGCCGGTCACCTTCACGCACGGCGAAGGCGCGTGGCTGTGGGATGACAAGGGCCGGCGCCACCTCGACGCCATCGCCGGCATCGCCGTTTGCAGCCTCGGCCACGCGCACCCGGCGGTGACCACGGCGCTGTGCGAACAGGCGCGGCGCGTCACGCACACCTCCAATCTCTACCGGATTGCGGCGCAGGAAAAACTCGCCGGCGAACTGGCGCGCATCAGCGGCCTTGAAACGGCGTTTTTCTGCAACTCCGGCGCCGAGGCCAACGAGGCCGCCATCAAGATTGCGCGTCTTGCCGCGCGCGCCGACGGCAACAGCCACCCGGTTATCGCGGTCGCGCGCGGCGCGTTCCACGGGCGCACACTGGGCGCCTGGAGCGCGACCGACCCGCTCGGCGAGCACCCCGGCACGCCGCCGCCGCTCGCGCCCGGCTTTGTCCAGACGCCGTTCGGCGACATCGCCGCGCTGGAAAAGACCGCCGACGAAACGCCGCAACTGTGCGCGGTGATGCTGGAGCCGATTCAGGGCGAAAACGGCGTTCGCATTCCCGCCGACGGCACGCTGCGCGCGGTGCGCGAATTGTGCGACCGGCGCGGCCTGCTGCTGATACTGGACGAGGTGCAGACCGGGCTGTGCCGAACCGGCGCCTGGTATTGCTTCCGGCACGAGGGCGCCGCGCCCGACCTGCTGACAACGGCCAAGGCGCTCGGCAACGGCGTGCCCGTCGGCGCCTGCCTGGGCCGCCGCGAGACAACGCGGCATCTGGCCGCCGGCGCCCACGGCTCGACCTTCGGCGGCAACCCGCTGGCGTGCGCCGCGGCGCTCGCGGTCATCAAGACAATGGAACAGGAAAAACTGCATGAACAGGCCGCGCACACCGGCGACTACCTGCTGGGCGAACTGCGGCGCGCGCTGGCCGGCGTCCCTTCGGTTGGCGACATTCGCGGGCGCGGCCTGCTGATTGGCATTGAACTCGACCGCCCCTGCCAGGCGCTCGCGCAGGCCGCGCTGGAGCATGAACTCCTGATTAATGTCACCGCCGGGCGCGTCATCCGGCTGGCGCCGCCGCTGATAATGGAGCGGGCGCAGGCCGACCTGCTGGTCGAGCGCCTGACGGCGGTGATTGCCAACTTCGGAGACGGCGCATGAGCGCGCGGCATTTTCTGACGCTGAACGATTTCAGCGCCGCCGAACTGGCCGCGCTGATTCGGCGCGCCGCCGACATGAAGCGCGGCGCCGCGCCGCGCCCGCTGACGAACAAGACGCTGGCGATGATCTTCGAGAAGTCCTCGACGCGCACCCGCGTCTCGTTCGAGGCGGCGATGACGCAACTCGGCGGCAGCGCCATTTTCCTGTCCAGCCGCGACACCCAGCTCGGGCGCGGCGAACCCGTCGAGGACAGCGCCCGCGTGCTGTCGCGGATGGTGGACGCGGTGATGATCCGCACCTTCGACCACGAACGCGCCGCCGCCTTCGCCGCCTGCTCGGAGGTGCCGGTCATCAACGGCCTGACCGACCGCTTCCACCCCTGCCAGTTGCTGGCCGACATGCTGACCTACGCCGAGAAACGCGGCGCCATCGCCGGGCGCCTCGTCGCGTGGGTTGGGGACGGCAACAATGTATGCCATTCCTGGATCAACGCATCCGGACTGTTCGACTTCCGCCTGAACATCGCCTGCCCGCCCGGCTACGAACCGGAGCGCGCCGTGCTCGACGCCGCCGGCGACCGGGCGCGGCTGGTTCGCAGTCCGCGCGAGGCGGTCGCCGGCGCCGACCTTGTCGTCACCGATGTCTGGAGCAGCATGGGGCAGGAGGAGGAGCGCGAACAGCGCCTGCAAAGTTTCGGCGATTACCGGGTGGACGAGGCGCTGATGGAGCGCGCCGCCGGCGACGCGCTGTTCATGCACTGCCTGCCGGCGCACCGCGGCGAGGAAGTGTCCGCCGACGTGCTCGACGGGCCGCACAGCGTTGTCTGGGACGAGGCCGGCAACCGGCTGCACGCGCAAAAGGCGCTGCTGGAAATGCTGGTCGGCGGCGCCTGACCGGCGGCCCGCGGCGGCGCTACGCCTGCGATTGCGGCGCGGCCTTCAGCTTTCCGTGGCGCACATCGCGCGCCTCGACCATGTAAATCGTGTATTCCGCGATGTTCTTGATGTGGTCGCCGATTCTCTCGAACGAGCGCGAGCACCAGATGATGTTCATCACATGCGACAGATAGCGCGGCTCCTGCATCAGGTAGGTCATCAATTGGCGCAGCACCGCGGTGTATTCCTCGTCCACATCGTTGTCGCGCGCCAGCACTTGCCTGGAGAGTTCCGGGTCGAGGCGCGCGAAGGCGTCCATCACATCGTGCAGCATCTCGA
The Gammaproteobacteria bacterium DNA segment above includes these coding regions:
- a CDS encoding bifunctional sulfate adenylyltransferase/adenylylsulfate kinase, with product MTNRKLHPPDDGRTALLHEALHLPLWQLSPRQQCDIELLMNGAFAPLDGFLGKADYQQVLSDMRLADGNLWPIPVTLDVTPQFAEPLSPGDRITLRDEENFALAVMTVKDIWKPDLRRESEAVYGTLNESHPGAHYLLHSSHSIYLGGRLEKISLPHHVDYPRHRHTPAQLKQLFRDKGWSRIVAFQTRNPMHRAHIELTLKAMRDADAGLLIHPVVGITQINDIDYHTRVHCYRAVMDEYPPDSAVMSLLPLAMRMAGPREALWHGLIRKNHGCTHFIIGRDHAGPRKGSRGESFYQPFEAQELFVRHAGEIGIEPVAFGEIAYDPGKREYTFADAAGASSGKLLSISGTKMREMLAGGEELPEWFTPPKVAKVLRRTYPPLKERGFTVFFTGLSGAGKTTLAKMLVTKLLEQGERQVTLLDGDIVRTNLSSELGFSKEHRSINVRRIGFVASEITKNGGIAICAPIAPYEADRRANRRLISRYGIYIEVYVSTPLKVCEERDVKGFYRSARQNLTKSFTGISDPYETPTNPEIAVDTSEETPEELVNRIYQKIRETGCL
- a CDS encoding aspartate aminotransferase family protein — its product is MDASDASAGCLIQNYTRLPVTFTHGEGAWLWDDKGRRHLDAIAGIAVCSLGHAHPAVTTALCEQARRVTHTSNLYRIAAQEKLAGELARISGLETAFFCNSGAEANEAAIKIARLAARADGNSHPVIAVARGAFHGRTLGAWSATDPLGEHPGTPPPLAPGFVQTPFGDIAALEKTADETPQLCAVMLEPIQGENGVRIPADGTLRAVRELCDRRGLLLILDEVQTGLCRTGAWYCFRHEGAAPDLLTTAKALGNGVPVGACLGRRETTRHLAAGAHGSTFGGNPLACAAALAVIKTMEQEKLHEQAAHTGDYLLGELRRALAGVPSVGDIRGRGLLIGIELDRPCQALAQAALEHELLINVTAGRVIRLAPPLIMERAQADLLVERLTAVIANFGDGA
- the argF gene encoding ornithine carbamoyltransferase, yielding MSARHFLTLNDFSAAELAALIRRAADMKRGAAPRPLTNKTLAMIFEKSSTRTRVSFEAAMTQLGGSAIFLSSRDTQLGRGEPVEDSARVLSRMVDAVMIRTFDHERAAAFAACSEVPVINGLTDRFHPCQLLADMLTYAEKRGAIAGRLVAWVGDGNNVCHSWINASGLFDFRLNIACPPGYEPERAVLDAAGDRARLVRSPREAVAGADLVVTDVWSSMGQEEEREQRLQSFGDYRVDEALMERAAGDALFMHCLPAHRGEEVSADVLDGPHSVVWDEAGNRLHAQKALLEMLVGGA